The following are encoded in a window of uncultured Pseudomonas sp. genomic DNA:
- the ada gene encoding bifunctional DNA-binding transcriptional regulator/O6-methylguanine-DNA methyltransferase Ada → MLDTALCWQAVCARDAAQDGRFVFAVRSTGIYCRPSCPARRPMRNNVSFHVDADAAEAAGFRPCKRCSPHGQSPVEQLDALVIAACRLLDSSEQPLTLAQLAARIGLSASHLARAFKARTGLTPKAWSAAQRRARLEQQLPVADSVLDAALNAGYPSTRALYQQPTALSPTQRRQRGAGERLRYSIAPCPLGQLLLASSSKGICALLLGDDPAALLTELQQRFAAAELEADELALANALNQVLAQLREPLRAAQLPLDIRGTAYQQQVWRALQQIPAGQTRSYAELARQLDSHPRAIARACASNPLGLLIPCHRVIASNGSLSGYRWGLERKAALLKREAGS, encoded by the coding sequence ATGCTCGACACAGCTCTCTGCTGGCAAGCCGTATGCGCACGCGATGCCGCGCAGGACGGGCGCTTTGTGTTTGCCGTGCGCAGCACCGGTATTTACTGCCGACCCAGTTGCCCAGCGCGGCGACCCATGCGTAACAACGTCAGTTTCCATGTCGATGCCGATGCCGCAGAGGCCGCCGGCTTCCGCCCCTGCAAACGCTGCTCACCGCACGGCCAGAGCCCGGTCGAGCAGCTGGATGCGCTGGTCATCGCCGCCTGCAGGCTCCTCGATAGCAGTGAACAGCCACTCACCCTCGCACAGTTGGCCGCACGCATCGGCTTGTCCGCCTCGCACCTGGCGCGCGCGTTCAAGGCGCGTACCGGGCTGACGCCGAAAGCCTGGAGCGCCGCCCAACGCCGCGCCCGCCTGGAACAGCAGCTGCCCGTCGCCGATAGCGTGCTGGATGCCGCGCTGAATGCCGGCTACCCGAGCACCCGCGCGCTGTATCAACAACCGACAGCCTTGAGCCCGACGCAACGCCGCCAACGCGGCGCGGGCGAACGGCTGCGCTACAGCATCGCGCCCTGCCCGCTCGGTCAGCTGCTACTGGCCAGTAGCAGCAAGGGTATTTGCGCGCTGCTGTTGGGCGACGATCCGGCGGCGCTGCTGACCGAACTGCAGCAACGCTTTGCCGCCGCCGAGCTAGAGGCTGATGAGCTCGCTTTGGCTAACGCCCTGAATCAGGTGCTGGCGCAGCTCCGCGAACCGCTGCGCGCGGCGCAGCTGCCGCTGGATATTCGCGGCACGGCCTATCAGCAGCAGGTATGGCGCGCCTTGCAGCAGATCCCTGCCGGGCAAACGCGCAGCTACGCCGAACTGGCCAGGCAACTCGACAGCCACCCGCGCGCCATAGCCCGTGCCTGCGCCAGTAACCCACTGGGCCTGCTCATACCCTGCCACCGCGTAATCGCCAGCAACGGTAGCCTCAGCGGCTACCGCTGGGGGCTCGAACGCAAGGCCGCGCTGCTCAAGCGTGAAGCTGGCTCGTAG
- a CDS encoding PA4780 family RIO1-like protein kinase: MKTPKRIEPLVEAGLVDEVVRPLMSGKEAAVYVVRCGDELRCAKVYKEANKRSFRQAAEYQEGRKVRNSRDARAMAKGSKYGRKGQEDAWQNAEVAALFRLANAGVRVPKPYDFLEGVLLMELVNDGEGDVAPRLNDVDLHPDDAREFHAFMIEEVVKMLCAGLVHGDLSEFNVLLGPEGPVIIDLPQAVDAAGNNHAFKMLERDVRNMSEYFGQFAPELRFTKYAKEMWALFEAGELTPESPLTGEFDDPEEDADIDAVMREIKAALADEERRQALLNAEEAPKGEEPPPPWAQ; the protein is encoded by the coding sequence ATGAAGACGCCAAAACGTATTGAGCCTCTGGTTGAGGCCGGGCTGGTCGATGAAGTGGTCCGCCCACTGATGAGCGGTAAAGAAGCCGCAGTGTATGTGGTGCGCTGTGGTGATGAGCTGCGCTGCGCCAAGGTCTACAAGGAAGCCAATAAACGCAGTTTCCGCCAGGCCGCCGAGTATCAGGAAGGCCGTAAGGTACGCAACAGCCGTGATGCGCGGGCCATGGCCAAGGGCTCGAAGTATGGCCGCAAGGGCCAGGAAGATGCCTGGCAGAACGCCGAGGTCGCGGCCTTGTTCCGCCTGGCTAACGCGGGTGTGCGGGTGCCGAAGCCGTATGACTTCCTCGAAGGCGTGCTGCTGATGGAGCTGGTCAATGATGGCGAGGGCGATGTCGCGCCGCGCCTCAATGATGTCGACCTGCACCCAGACGATGCCCGCGAGTTCCATGCTTTTATGATCGAGGAAGTGGTGAAGATGCTTTGCGCCGGCTTGGTGCATGGCGACCTTTCCGAGTTCAACGTGCTGCTCGGCCCCGAAGGCCCGGTGATTATCGACTTGCCGCAAGCCGTTGATGCTGCCGGTAATAACCATGCTTTCAAGATGCTTGAGCGTGATGTGCGCAACATGTCCGAGTACTTCGGCCAGTTCGCCCCGGAGCTGCGCTTTACCAAGTACGCCAAGGAAATGTGGGCGCTCTTCGAGGCCGGTGAGCTGACCCCGGAAAGCCCGCTGACTGGTGAGTTTGATGACCCGGAGGAAGACGCCGACATCGACGCGGTGATGCGCGAAATCAAGGCCGCATTGGCCGACGAAGAGCGCCGACAGGCATTGCTTAACGCCGAGGAAGCGCCCAAAGGCGAAGAGCCACCGCCACCCTGGGCGCAGTAA
- a CDS encoding neutral zinc metallopeptidase — MRWKRGRRSDNVVDARSSGGRRMGGGKGLTLGGVAIVVVIGLLSGQDPLQILGQLAGQAMQSGSVSTPQGSAPASNDPQSEFVRAVLGDTEDTWREIFQGANQQYRDPTLVLFSGGVNSACGFANSAVGPFYCPGDQRVYIDLAFFRELEQRFGAAGDFAQAYVIAHEVGHHVQTLLGVSAKVNAARQRGERVAGASGLLVRQELQADCLAGVWAYHGQRRHDWLEPGDIEEALNAANAIGDDRLQQQARGQVVPDSFTHGTSEQRVRWFKTGFDGGNVGRCDTFKAARL, encoded by the coding sequence ATGCGCTGGAAACGCGGCAGACGCAGTGACAACGTAGTGGACGCGCGCAGCAGCGGCGGACGGCGTATGGGTGGCGGCAAGGGCCTGACCCTCGGCGGCGTAGCCATCGTGGTGGTCATCGGCCTGCTCAGCGGCCAGGACCCGCTGCAGATCCTCGGCCAGCTGGCCGGTCAGGCCATGCAAAGCGGCTCAGTCAGCACACCACAGGGCTCAGCACCGGCCAGCAATGACCCGCAATCGGAGTTTGTGCGCGCGGTGCTCGGCGACACCGAAGACACCTGGCGGGAAATCTTCCAGGGGGCCAATCAGCAGTACCGCGACCCAACGCTGGTGCTGTTTAGCGGCGGAGTTAACTCTGCCTGCGGCTTCGCCAATTCGGCGGTCGGGCCGTTTTATTGCCCAGGTGATCAGCGGGTGTATATCGACTTGGCGTTCTTTCGCGAGCTGGAACAGCGTTTCGGTGCCGCCGGCGACTTTGCCCAAGCCTATGTGATTGCCCATGAAGTGGGGCATCACGTGCAAACCCTGCTCGGCGTCTCGGCCAAGGTCAACGCCGCCCGCCAGCGTGGCGAACGGGTCGCAGGTGCCAGCGGCTTATTGGTGCGCCAGGAGTTGCAGGCCGACTGCCTGGCAGGCGTCTGGGCCTACCACGGCCAACGCCGACACGACTGGCTGGAGCCCGGGGATATCGAGGAAGCGCTGAACGCGGCCAACGCCATTGGTGATGACCGCCTGCAGCAGCAGGCCCGTGGCCAAGTGGTGCCGGACTCTTTCACCCACGGTACGTCCGAGCAACGCGTGCGCTGGTTCAAGACCGGCTTCGACGGCGGTAATGTAGGCCGTTGCGACACCTTCAAGGCTGCCCGCCTCTAG
- a CDS encoding DUF411 domain-containing protein, with product MRQLIVLAALFSSLSVAAEPLNIDVHRDPNCGCCKAWISHLQENGFSVTDHVEADMSAVKQRLGVPPRLASCHTGVIDGQFVEGHVPAADILKLRQQPNLRGAAVPGMPTGSPGMEHGNVRDAYQVIGLDKQGAEQVISEYPAN from the coding sequence ATGCGTCAGCTGATTGTTCTCGCCGCGCTGTTCAGCAGCCTCAGTGTTGCCGCCGAACCGCTCAACATCGACGTGCACCGCGACCCCAATTGCGGTTGCTGCAAGGCCTGGATCAGCCACCTGCAGGAAAACGGCTTTAGCGTCACCGACCATGTCGAAGCTGACATGAGCGCGGTCAAACAGCGCCTGGGAGTACCGCCACGCCTGGCCTCCTGCCATACCGGGGTGATCGATGGCCAGTTTGTTGAGGGCCATGTACCGGCTGCCGACATCCTCAAACTACGCCAACAGCCCAACCTGCGCGGCGCGGCCGTACCGGGCATGCCCACCGGCTCGCCCGGCATGGAACACGGCAACGTGCGCGACGCTTACCAGGTCATCGGCCTGGACAAACAAGGCGCCGAGCAGGTCATCAGCGAATACCCAGCCAACTGA
- a CDS encoding DUF4345 domain-containing protein, whose product MLLARVVLVVQLLALGGLGLVYFIRPHEMANLSGMLLMSPAAATDMRAFYGGLQIGLAAFIGLSLSRLDLTRAALTLLVLLYSSLALARIGGLWLDGGAQQTFNLYALLLELVSVGLCSWALRGLPRG is encoded by the coding sequence ATGTTGCTTGCACGCGTTGTACTGGTTGTTCAGCTACTGGCATTGGGCGGGCTGGGCCTGGTTTATTTTATCCGCCCCCATGAAATGGCCAACCTCAGCGGCATGCTGTTGATGTCGCCGGCCGCGGCCACTGATATGCGCGCCTTCTACGGCGGTTTGCAGATCGGCCTGGCGGCATTTATCGGCTTGTCCCTCAGTCGCCTGGACCTGACCCGCGCGGCATTGACCCTGCTGGTGCTGCTGTACAGCTCGCTGGCGTTGGCGCGCATCGGCGGCCTGTGGCTGGATGGCGGCGCCCAGCAGACTTTCAACCTCTATGCGTTGCTGCTTGAGCTGGTGTCGGTGGGGCTGTGCTCCTGGGCGCTGCGCGGCTTGCCGCGCGGCTAA
- the trmA gene encoding tRNA (uridine(54)-C5)-methyltransferase TrmA, whose translation MSRSQFDPANYAAQLAEKQQRLIELLAPFAAPAPEVFESAREHYRLRAEFRLWREGDNRHYAMFEAGDKHTPIFFEDFSIASAQINTLMPRLKAAWQASSALSFKLFQVEFLTTLAGDGLITLCYHRPLDDAWQTAAEQLAAELQVSIIGRSKGKRIVIGKDYVEEQLNVAGRTFSYRQPEGAFTQPNGEVNQKMLNWAFDALGERQDDLLELYCGNGNFTLPLATRVRKVLATEISKSSVNAALANLDDNGVNNITLVRLSAEELTEALNEVRPFRRLAGIDLKSYDFGCVFVDPPRAGMDPDTCELTRRFERILYISCNPETLAANIAQLSDTHKVTRCALFDQFPYTHHMESGVLLERR comes from the coding sequence ATGAGCCGTTCCCAGTTCGATCCCGCCAACTACGCCGCCCAGCTTGCTGAAAAGCAGCAGCGCCTGATCGAGCTGCTGGCGCCGTTTGCTGCCCCCGCTCCCGAAGTATTCGAGTCAGCGCGCGAGCACTATCGCCTGCGTGCTGAGTTCCGCCTGTGGCGCGAGGGCGATAACCGCCACTACGCCATGTTCGAAGCCGGCGATAAACACACGCCGATTTTCTTCGAAGACTTCTCCATCGCCAGCGCGCAGATCAACACCCTGATGCCACGCCTGAAAGCCGCCTGGCAAGCCAGTAGCGCGCTGAGTTTTAAACTGTTCCAGGTCGAGTTCCTCACCACCCTGGCCGGCGACGGGCTGATTACCCTGTGCTATCACCGCCCACTGGATGACGCCTGGCAGACCGCCGCCGAGCAGCTCGCCGCCGAACTGCAGGTGAGCATCATCGGCCGCTCCAAAGGCAAGCGCATCGTGATTGGTAAGGACTATGTCGAGGAACAGCTCAACGTCGCCGGTCGCACCTTCAGCTACCGCCAGCCGGAAGGCGCCTTCACCCAACCCAACGGTGAAGTGAACCAGAAGATGCTGAACTGGGCCTTTGACGCACTGGGCGAACGCCAGGACGACCTGCTGGAGCTGTATTGCGGTAACGGCAACTTCACCCTGCCGCTGGCCACCCGTGTGCGTAAGGTGCTGGCCACCGAGATCAGCAAGTCATCGGTGAATGCAGCACTGGCAAACCTGGATGATAACGGCGTGAACAACATCACCCTGGTGCGGCTGTCCGCCGAAGAGCTGACCGAAGCGCTGAATGAAGTGCGGCCGTTCCGCCGCCTGGCCGGTATCGACCTGAAAAGCTATGACTTTGGTTGCGTGTTCGTCGACCCGCCACGTGCTGGCATGGACCCGGACACCTGCGAGCTGACCCGGCGCTTCGAGCGCATCCTATATATCTCCTGCAACCCGGAGACCCTGGCCGCCAACATCGCCCAGCTCAGCGACACGCACAAAGTCACGCGCTGCGCGCTGTTCGACCAGTTCCCCTATACCCACCATATGGAATCGGGCGTGTTGCTGGAGCGCCGCTAG